A genome region from Akkermansiaceae bacterium includes the following:
- a CDS encoding tetratricopeptide repeat protein, translated as MDTPTANFIQIMQDRVLALRNEGNLHEALHAANAAVEKSQHALSPDLDTIDAFATSLESRAGIFLELGRHDEAIEDVEHAIDQLENRPDRIAQVGRLYALLGAAFDGQGRSEEVTRAWQAAVEYFEKHEPPLLLDVAAITNNLGFIAKASGDLDAAEDHFLKSLEIMHAELGQNHEETAAVSNNLGAVYLAAGYLDQAREMHMMALETRRELFGENHPDTAQSHNNLALALLKTGDRNWARKHFEKALAGFESLGAAYSDDLESVASNYCDFLKEEGEEQLSEIIAGRVKDLLAGF; from the coding sequence ATGGACACACCCACCGCGAATTTCATCCAGATCATGCAGGACAGGGTCCTCGCGCTCCGCAACGAGGGCAACCTCCACGAAGCCCTCCACGCCGCCAACGCAGCTGTCGAGAAAAGCCAGCACGCGCTCAGCCCGGATCTCGATACCATCGACGCCTTTGCCACATCGCTGGAGTCCCGCGCCGGGATCTTCCTCGAGCTGGGTCGCCATGATGAAGCCATCGAGGATGTGGAGCACGCCATCGACCAGCTCGAAAACAGGCCGGACAGGATCGCGCAGGTGGGCAGGCTCTACGCCCTGCTCGGTGCGGCGTTCGATGGCCAGGGCCGCAGCGAGGAGGTGACACGCGCATGGCAGGCTGCTGTGGAATACTTTGAGAAGCACGAACCGCCGCTCCTTCTTGATGTCGCCGCGATCACCAACAACCTGGGCTTCATCGCCAAGGCTTCCGGCGATCTCGATGCGGCGGAGGACCATTTCCTCAAATCCCTTGAGATCATGCACGCGGAGCTCGGCCAGAACCATGAGGAGACGGCCGCCGTTTCCAACAACCTCGGCGCCGTCTATCTGGCGGCCGGCTATCTCGACCAGGCGCGCGAGATGCACATGATGGCCTTGGAGACGCGGCGGGAGCTCTTCGGCGAGAATCACCCGGACACCGCCCAGTCCCACAACAACCTCGCCCTGGCGCTGCTGAAGACGGGGGACAGGAACTGGGCGCGGAAGCACTTCGAGAAAGCCTTGGCCGGCTTTGAATCGCTCGGGGCCGCCTATTCGGATGACCTGGAGTCCGTTGCCTCGAACTATTGCGATTTCCTCAAGGAAGAGGGCGAGGAGCAACTTTCTGAAATCATCGCGGGCAGGGTGAAGGATCTCCTTGCGGGCTTCTGA
- a CDS encoding recombination protein O N-terminal domain-containing protein has translation MFATEAILIRTTRLTDTSLIVHWFTLGEGLVKTVAKGALRPKSPFAGKLDLFFSGEIGVARARAGELHILREVAISNWREGLRRKYESALMAGYFCQLVEAAVEPGHADAEMHDLLRRGLDHLDSEEPGLRAMLHFEKQMAGLLGISGGRASVADSLLHHLGRLPASRKQLLERMGGD, from the coding sequence GTGTTTGCCACGGAAGCCATCCTGATCCGCACAACCCGCCTTACGGACACCAGCCTGATCGTCCATTGGTTCACGCTGGGGGAGGGGCTGGTGAAGACGGTTGCCAAGGGTGCGCTTAGGCCGAAAAGCCCGTTCGCGGGGAAACTTGACCTGTTTTTCTCCGGGGAGATCGGAGTGGCGAGGGCGAGGGCGGGAGAACTCCACATTCTGCGGGAGGTCGCCATCTCGAATTGGAGGGAAGGTCTGCGCAGGAAATACGAATCCGCCCTAATGGCCGGATATTTCTGCCAGCTCGTGGAGGCGGCGGTCGAGCCGGGTCACGCGGATGCGGAGATGCACGATCTGCTGCGGCGCGGGCTGGATCACCTGGATTCCGAGGAGCCCGGCCTGAGGGCGATGCTGCATTTCGAGAAGCAGATGGCCGGACTGCTCGGGATATCCGGCGGCAGGGCTTCGGTGGCGGATTCACTGCTGCACCACCTGGGGCGCCTGCCTGCATCAAGGAAACAGCTGCTGGAGAGAATGGGCGGGGATTGA
- a CDS encoding argininosuccinate synthase, with product MKIVVAYSGGLDTSVLLLWLKEKYNAEIIAYCSDCGQGDELDGLEAKALSTGASKCYIDDQKEEFARDYIFPMFQANALYEGRYLLGTSIARPCITKGMVEVALKEGADAIAHGATGKGNDQVRFELSAAALAPGIKVIAPWRDAEFRKQFPGRKEMIEYAEANNIPIKASMKKPYSMDRNLLHISFEAGALEDVWYDATGPADRDMYVLSVSPEEAPDKPQMLQCLFEKGNIIGLQTEGLGELISSLGDFMVLGEKDGYTLLTPYGVMRCLNALGGAHGIGRVDIVENRFVGMKSRGIYETPGGTILLAAHRDLETLVMDRELQMTRDTLIPKYAQLVYNGFWFAPERLAIQALVTESQKTVSGEVRLKLYKGNVMQAGRRSPHSLYDEHVATMEGGQEAAYNQDDATGFIALNALRLKANARQK from the coding sequence ATGAAAATCGTCGTCGCATACTCAGGAGGCCTCGATACCTCCGTCCTCCTCCTCTGGCTCAAGGAAAAATACAACGCGGAGATCATCGCCTACTGCTCCGATTGCGGGCAGGGCGACGAACTCGACGGCCTTGAGGCGAAGGCCCTCTCCACCGGCGCATCCAAGTGCTACATCGACGACCAGAAGGAGGAATTCGCCCGCGACTACATCTTCCCCATGTTCCAGGCAAACGCCCTCTACGAAGGCCGCTACCTGCTCGGCACCTCCATCGCCAGGCCCTGCATCACCAAGGGCATGGTCGAAGTCGCCCTGAAAGAAGGCGCGGATGCCATCGCCCACGGCGCCACCGGCAAAGGCAACGACCAGGTCCGCTTCGAACTCTCCGCCGCCGCCCTCGCCCCCGGCATCAAGGTCATCGCCCCATGGCGCGACGCGGAATTCCGCAAACAGTTTCCCGGCCGTAAGGAGATGATCGAGTATGCCGAGGCAAACAACATCCCGATCAAGGCCTCCATGAAGAAACCGTACTCCATGGATCGCAACCTCCTCCACATATCCTTCGAGGCCGGTGCCCTCGAAGATGTCTGGTATGACGCCACAGGCCCCGCCGACCGGGACATGTATGTCCTCTCCGTCTCCCCGGAGGAAGCCCCCGACAAGCCGCAGATGCTTCAGTGCCTCTTCGAAAAGGGCAACATCATCGGCCTACAGACCGAAGGCCTTGGCGAACTCATCTCCTCACTGGGCGATTTCATGGTTCTCGGCGAAAAGGACGGCTACACCCTGCTCACCCCCTACGGTGTCATGCGCTGCCTCAACGCCCTCGGCGGAGCCCACGGCATCGGCCGGGTCGATATCGTGGAGAACCGCTTCGTCGGCATGAAATCCCGGGGCATCTACGAGACCCCCGGAGGCACCATCCTGCTCGCCGCCCACCGCGATCTCGAGACCCTGGTCATGGACCGCGAGCTGCAGATGACCCGCGACACCCTCATCCCGAAGTACGCCCAGCTCGTGTACAACGGCTTCTGGTTCGCTCCCGAGCGCCTCGCGATCCAGGCGCTCGTCACCGAGTCCCAGAAAACCGTCTCCGGCGAAGTCCGCCTGAAACTCTACAAGGGCAACGTCATGCAGGCCGGCCGCCGCAGCCCGCACTCGCTCTACGACGAGCACGTCGCCACCATGGAAGGCGGCCAGGAGGCAGCCTACAACCAGGATGACGCCACCGGCTTCATCGCCCTCAACGCCCTCCGCCTCAAGGCCAACGCGAGGCAGAAGTAG
- a CDS encoding DUF817 domain-containing protein gives MTFIEKALLPLSRSHPGIHEFLWFGLKQAWACIFGALLLTGILATRIWYPDIPLARYDFLVLYAIAIQLSLFFLKLESWREIGVILLFHLMATAMELFKTSTGIGSWSYPENSVLRIGNVPLFTGFMYAAVGSYMARAWRGFHFRFTGFPPLWIAGAIAILAYANFFTHHYTLDIRWPLILAGAIAFRKTMIHYRPKDMELRMPLLLGFALVALFIYIAENLGTAARAWQYPGQENGWKPVHFSKFTAWYLLMQLSFILICSLRRLEEKLGIQGPGKIIPGKSI, from the coding sequence ATGACCTTCATCGAAAAAGCCCTCCTCCCCCTCTCCCGCAGCCATCCGGGCATCCACGAGTTCCTCTGGTTCGGCCTGAAACAGGCCTGGGCCTGCATTTTCGGCGCGCTCCTTCTAACAGGCATCCTCGCCACCCGCATCTGGTATCCGGACATCCCCCTCGCCCGCTACGATTTCCTCGTCCTCTACGCCATCGCGATCCAGCTCTCCCTGTTTTTCCTGAAGCTTGAGTCCTGGCGCGAGATCGGTGTCATCCTGCTCTTCCACCTCATGGCTACTGCCATGGAGCTTTTCAAAACCTCCACCGGGATCGGGTCCTGGAGCTATCCGGAAAATTCCGTCCTCCGCATCGGCAACGTCCCGCTTTTCACCGGCTTCATGTATGCCGCCGTCGGCTCCTACATGGCGCGCGCGTGGCGCGGATTCCATTTCCGCTTCACCGGATTTCCTCCGCTTTGGATCGCCGGAGCCATCGCCATCCTCGCCTACGCGAATTTCTTCACCCACCACTACACCCTGGACATCCGTTGGCCGCTCATCCTTGCCGGAGCCATCGCCTTCAGGAAAACCATGATCCATTACAGGCCGAAGGACATGGAACTGCGCATGCCTCTCCTGTTGGGCTTCGCACTCGTCGCCCTGTTCATCTACATCGCCGAGAACCTCGGCACCGCCGCCCGCGCGTGGCAATATCCAGGCCAGGAAAACGGCTGGAAGCCCGTCCATTTCTCCAAGTTCACCGCATGGTACCTGCTCATGCAGCTCTCCTTCATACTCATCTGCTCGCTGCGCCGGCTTGAGGAAAAACTCGGCATCCAGGGGCCGGGAAAGATCATTCCCGGAAAGTCGATCTGA
- a CDS encoding biotin--[acetyl-CoA-carboxylase] ligase produces the protein MPDPFRVLWRETVSSTNDELRALAEKGMAEGLVLVAEEQLAGRGRRGAEWFSPKGESLAFSVLLKPCQPKAFWPRLALVAGLAVAEALDRWVPLAEIKWPNDVMVGRKKIAGILVEAGADFVIVGIGINVNSTGFPPGLAATSMVMERGGELEREEVLLEVVTRLAHHVGNIGAGFDRLLGGVRERCFLTGHRVTLKCADKVREGCVRGIGAGGELLLEADGKTEAIFQADEVRLFGERG, from the coding sequence TTGCCGGATCCATTCCGGGTGCTGTGGCGGGAAACGGTATCCTCGACGAACGACGAGCTGCGTGCGCTGGCCGAGAAGGGCATGGCGGAGGGCTTGGTTCTGGTCGCGGAGGAGCAGCTGGCGGGGCGCGGCAGGAGGGGGGCGGAATGGTTCTCGCCGAAGGGAGAGTCGCTGGCGTTTTCCGTGCTGCTGAAGCCGTGCCAGCCCAAGGCGTTCTGGCCGCGGCTTGCCCTGGTTGCGGGCTTGGCGGTTGCGGAGGCCTTGGATAGGTGGGTGCCGTTGGCGGAGATCAAGTGGCCGAATGATGTGATGGTAGGGAGGAAAAAAATTGCGGGGATCCTGGTGGAGGCGGGGGCGGATTTCGTGATTGTCGGGATCGGGATCAATGTGAACAGCACGGGTTTCCCCCCGGGTCTTGCCGCGACCTCGATGGTCATGGAGCGGGGCGGGGAGCTGGAGCGCGAGGAGGTGCTGCTGGAGGTGGTGACACGGCTGGCACATCATGTGGGAAACATAGGTGCGGGCTTCGACCGTCTGCTCGGCGGGGTCAGGGAGCGTTGTTTCCTGACAGGCCATCGGGTGACGCTGAAATGCGCGGACAAGGTCAGGGAGGGCTGCGTACGAGGGATAGGCGCGGGCGGGGAGTTGCTGCTGGAGGCGGATGGGAAAACGGAGGCGATTTTCCAGGCGGATGAAGTCAGGCTGTTTGGGGAAAGGGGCTGA
- a CDS encoding ABC transporter ATP-binding protein gives MEAIRIENVRKVFGGTVTALDGLNLEIGAGELFFLLGASGCGKTTLLRCIAGLETPTEGKIFFGETDVTSLAPHKREAAMVFQSYALWPHLTVGQNIAFGLEERKVPKTEIKMRVAEALEMVQLGGYGERSIDQMSGGQQQRVSLARALVVKPRCLLLDEPLSNLDAQLRVEMRREIRRIVKENGLTGIYVTHDQEEALAMADRMAVLSWGKIGQVGTPEEVYRRPVNSYVAGFIGETNLIQGEVMEMHEGYCFVKVNGAALVGMVTSGNWRPNAGDAATVSVRPEVWRLHKEGGENEIAGKIVERSYLGQRIEYFIETLVGRQQVVEMNPHVIHEIGDEVVLHAKHGDVVVFGK, from the coding sequence ATGGAAGCGATAAGGATCGAGAATGTGCGGAAGGTCTTCGGCGGGACGGTGACGGCTCTTGATGGGCTGAACCTCGAGATCGGGGCGGGGGAGCTGTTTTTCCTGCTGGGTGCCTCGGGTTGCGGGAAGACGACCTTGCTGCGCTGCATCGCCGGGCTGGAGACGCCGACGGAGGGGAAGATCTTTTTCGGGGAGACCGATGTCACTTCCCTTGCGCCGCACAAAAGGGAGGCGGCGATGGTTTTCCAGAGCTACGCGCTGTGGCCGCACCTGACGGTGGGGCAGAACATCGCCTTCGGGCTGGAGGAGCGGAAGGTGCCGAAGACGGAGATCAAAATGCGCGTGGCAGAGGCCTTGGAAATGGTGCAGCTGGGTGGTTACGGGGAGCGCTCCATCGACCAGATGTCAGGCGGCCAGCAGCAGCGCGTGAGCCTTGCGCGGGCGCTGGTGGTGAAGCCGCGCTGCCTGTTGTTGGATGAGCCGCTTTCGAATCTCGACGCCCAGCTGCGGGTGGAGATGCGGAGGGAAATCCGCCGCATCGTCAAAGAGAACGGCCTGACGGGGATTTACGTGACCCACGACCAGGAGGAAGCGCTGGCCATGGCCGACCGGATGGCTGTGCTTTCCTGGGGCAAGATCGGGCAGGTGGGGACTCCGGAAGAGGTGTACCGCAGGCCGGTGAATTCCTATGTGGCCGGTTTCATCGGTGAGACGAACCTGATCCAGGGCGAGGTGATGGAGATGCACGAGGGCTATTGTTTCGTGAAGGTCAACGGGGCGGCGCTGGTGGGTATGGTGACTTCCGGAAACTGGCGGCCGAATGCGGGCGATGCGGCGACGGTGAGCGTGCGCCCGGAGGTGTGGAGGCTGCACAAGGAGGGCGGGGAGAACGAGATCGCGGGGAAAATCGTGGAGCGCAGCTACCTCGGGCAGAGGATCGAGTATTTCATCGAGACGCTTGTGGGCAGGCAGCAGGTGGTGGAGATGAACCCGCATGTCATCCATGAAATCGGCGACGAAGTCGTACTCCATGCGAAGCATGGGGATGTGGTGGTGTTTGGAAAATGA